A genome region from Arthrobacter sp. SLBN-100 includes the following:
- the rpoZ gene encoding DNA-directed RNA polymerase subunit omega — protein MSTNLEGIINPPIDSLLEAADSKYGLVIFGAKRARQINAYYAQLHEGLFEYVGPLVDTKLNEKSLSIALREINEGKLVSTPIEAAE, from the coding sequence GTGTCCACGAACCTTGAAGGCATCATCAACCCGCCGATCGACTCGCTGCTCGAAGCAGCCGATTCCAAGTACGGCCTGGTGATCTTCGGTGCCAAGCGTGCTCGTCAGATCAACGCCTACTACGCCCAGCTGCACGAGGGCCTCTTCGAGTACGTCGGCCCGCTGGTTGACACCAAGCTGAATGAAAAGTCGCTTTCGATCGCCCTGCGCGAGATCAACGAAGGCAAGCTGGTTTCCACGCCGATCGAAGCCGCGGAGTAA
- the gmk gene encoding guanylate kinase — protein sequence MSKKPGLTVLAGPTAVGKGTVSTFIRDNYPEVWLSVSATTRAPRPGEIDGVHYFFKSKEEFERLVAGGELLEWAVVHGENTYGTLKSTVNKAIAEGRSVLLEIDLQGARQVKAAVPDAQFVFLAPPSWDEMVRRLVGRGTETPEEQQRRLETAKLELAAEPEFDHTVINDDVRRAADELVSLMGLTPHPHGAREASAR from the coding sequence GTGAGCAAAAAACCTGGACTGACAGTCCTCGCAGGTCCGACGGCTGTTGGCAAAGGCACCGTGTCCACCTTCATCCGGGACAACTACCCGGAGGTCTGGCTGTCTGTATCAGCCACCACCCGGGCACCCCGGCCGGGTGAAATCGACGGCGTGCACTACTTCTTCAAATCCAAGGAGGAGTTTGAGCGCCTGGTCGCCGGAGGCGAGCTCCTGGAGTGGGCAGTGGTCCACGGGGAGAATACGTACGGCACCCTGAAAAGCACCGTGAACAAGGCCATCGCCGAAGGACGCTCGGTGCTGCTGGAGATCGACCTGCAGGGAGCCCGCCAGGTGAAGGCTGCCGTTCCGGACGCACAGTTCGTCTTCCTGGCTCCGCCCAGCTGGGACGAAATGGTACGCCGGCTTGTGGGCCGCGGCACTGAAACACCTGAGGAACAGCAGCGCCGGCTGGAAACCGCTAAACTGGAGCTTGCTGCTGAACCGGAGTTCGATCATACCGTCATCAATGACGACGTTCGCCGGGCGGCGGACGAGCTTGTTTCACTCATGGGGCTGACCCCGCATCCGCACGGAGCGCGGGAAGCGTCAGCCCGCTAG
- the mihF gene encoding integration host factor, actinobacterial type has protein sequence MVLRPLSASERTDALNKAAAARATRAAAKESLKNGERSAAQIISSALEDEAMARMKVSELLEALPGIGKVRAAAIMKQLGIAASRRLRGLGVHQRRALVDFIDEN, from the coding sequence ATGGTGCTGCGACCCTTATCCGCGTCCGAGCGTACTGATGCCCTGAACAAGGCGGCAGCAGCCAGGGCAACCCGGGCGGCGGCCAAGGAAAGCCTGAAGAACGGCGAGAGGTCCGCGGCACAGATCATCAGCTCGGCGTTGGAAGATGAAGCCATGGCGCGGATGAAGGTTTCGGAGTTGCTGGAGGCTTTGCCAGGTATCGGTAAAGTCCGTGCTGCCGCCATCATGAAGCAGCTCGGTATTGCGGCTTCCCGCAGGCTCCGGGGCCTCGGCGTCCACCAGCGCCGGGCGCTGGTAGATTTTATAGACGAGAACTAG
- the pyrF gene encoding orotidine-5'-phosphate decarboxylase: MPEQVPATAEVQGRESFGSRLGAAMAARGPLCVGIDPHPSLLAGWGLKDDVDGLRSFSLTVLDAVASLAAAVKPQVALYERHGSAGMAVLEEVLAIARDESVLTIADAKRGDIGSTMAAYADAWLRDGSPLAADSVTLSPYLGFESLRPALDLAAETGRGVFVLALTSNPEGPSVQHVGGADSVARRIALAAGGENRRYPGDLGSVGLVVGATVGSALVDLDMDLAAMRGPILAPGLGAQGATPAHLRATFGNAYAQVLGTSSREILSAGPKREALRDAARRTLDGLRGE; this comes from the coding sequence ATGCCTGAGCAGGTGCCAGCGACCGCTGAAGTGCAGGGCCGGGAGTCCTTTGGCTCCCGGCTCGGCGCGGCGATGGCCGCGCGCGGCCCGTTGTGCGTGGGCATTGACCCGCACCCGTCCCTGCTGGCCGGCTGGGGGCTGAAGGACGACGTCGACGGCCTCCGCTCGTTTTCCCTGACAGTCCTGGACGCGGTCGCTTCCCTCGCTGCCGCCGTCAAGCCGCAGGTGGCGTTGTACGAGCGCCACGGGTCCGCCGGGATGGCTGTACTGGAGGAGGTCCTTGCCATCGCCCGGGATGAGTCCGTGCTGACCATTGCCGACGCAAAGCGCGGCGACATCGGATCCACGATGGCTGCCTATGCTGACGCGTGGCTCCGGGACGGTTCCCCGCTGGCCGCCGACTCGGTGACCCTGAGCCCCTACCTGGGTTTTGAATCGCTGCGCCCCGCGCTGGACCTCGCGGCTGAAACCGGGCGGGGGGTTTTTGTCCTCGCACTGACATCCAACCCCGAAGGGCCGTCAGTCCAGCATGTCGGGGGAGCAGATTCGGTGGCACGCCGCATCGCCCTGGCTGCCGGCGGGGAGAACCGCCGTTACCCGGGGGACCTGGGCTCTGTGGGACTGGTGGTCGGTGCCACGGTCGGCTCCGCCCTGGTGGACCTGGACATGGACCTCGCCGCCATGCGCGGACCCATCCTGGCACCGGGCCTCGGCGCACAGGGGGCCACCCCGGCCCATCTCCGCGCCACCTTCGGCAACGCCTATGCGCAGGTGCTCGGAACTTCCAGCCGGGAGATCCTCTCCGCCGGCCCCAAGCGGGAGGCACTGCGGGACGCCGCCCGGCGGACGCTCGACGGGTTGCGGGGCGAATAA
- the carB gene encoding carbamoyl-phosphate synthase large subunit, which produces MPKRTDLKSVLVIGSGPIVIGQAAEFDYSGTQALRVLKEEGLRVILVNSNPATIMTDPEFADATYVEPITPEVVEKIIAKERPDAVLPTLGGQTALNTAIALDKNGVLEKYNVELIGANIAAIELGEDREKFKGVVERCGAESARSHIIHTMDEALTAAEDLGYPMVVRPSFTMGGLGSGLAYNEDDLRRIVGQGLQYSPTSEVLLEESILGWKEYELEMMRDKNDNVVVVCSIENFDPVGVHTGDSITVAPALTLTDREYQRLRDISIAVIREVGVDTGGCNIQFAIDPATGRVVVIEMNPRVSRSSALASKATGFAIAKIATKLSLGYTLDEIPNDITQKTPASFEPTLDYVVVKVPRFAFEKFPAADNTLTTTMKSVGEAMAMGRNFTEALQKALRSLEQKGSQLDFSSVPEWEVAELIEKAKRPTTERLHQVQRALLGGASVEDLFEATKIDPWFLDQLQLLNEISREIRQAGALTADMLKRAKRHGFSDEQIGTLTHNSEAVVRGVRQALGIRPVYKTVDTCAAEFAAYTPYHYSAYDEEDEVALHSKPSILILGSGPNRIGQGIEFDYSCVHASMALRKAGYETVMVNCNPETVSTDYDVSTRLYFEPLTLEDVLEVIAAEERTGGVMGVFVQLGGQTPLKLAQQLADAGVPILGTSPEAIDLAEHRGLFSRVLDKAGLVSPKNGTAVSFEDAKKIADEIGYPVLVRPSYVLGGRGMEIVYDEPNLSRYIANATEITPDHPVLIDRFLEDAVEIDVDALFDGTDMYLGGIMEHIEEAGIHSGDSACVLPPITLGTNVLERVRTATRAIAEGVGVRGLINIQFALASDVLYVLEANPRASRTVPFVSKATGVQMAKAAALIGTGVTIGQLRSAYKMLPETGDGSTLPLDAPVSVKEAVLPFSRFRTLEGKVVDSLLGPEMRSTGEVMGIDKHFDTAFAKSQAAANNALPTEGKIFVSVANRDKRSVIMGVKRLSDLGFEIVSTGGTADVLRRNGIQATPVRKVAEGSSAEGEGTIADLVIAGEIDMVFNTPSGGEARSDGYELRAAATSIGIPCITTVAEFNAAVQAIEAMRTYEWSVTSLQEHAAALAESQKAALQHA; this is translated from the coding sequence ATGCCGAAACGTACAGATCTCAAGAGCGTCCTCGTCATTGGTTCCGGCCCGATCGTCATCGGCCAGGCCGCCGAATTCGACTACTCCGGCACGCAGGCGCTGCGCGTCCTCAAAGAGGAGGGCCTGCGGGTCATCCTCGTCAACTCCAACCCGGCCACCATCATGACCGACCCGGAGTTCGCCGACGCCACGTACGTCGAGCCCATCACCCCCGAGGTGGTGGAGAAGATCATCGCCAAGGAACGCCCGGACGCCGTGCTGCCTACCCTGGGCGGCCAGACGGCCCTGAACACGGCCATCGCACTGGACAAGAACGGTGTCCTCGAGAAGTACAACGTGGAGCTCATCGGCGCCAACATCGCCGCGATCGAACTCGGCGAAGACCGCGAGAAGTTCAAGGGCGTGGTGGAACGCTGTGGTGCCGAGTCCGCCCGCAGCCACATCATCCACACCATGGACGAGGCGCTGACGGCCGCCGAGGACCTCGGCTACCCCATGGTGGTCCGGCCGTCCTTCACCATGGGCGGTCTGGGCTCGGGCCTTGCCTACAACGAGGACGACCTTCGCCGCATCGTGGGCCAGGGCCTGCAGTACAGCCCCACCAGCGAGGTGCTGCTCGAAGAGAGCATCCTTGGCTGGAAGGAATACGAGCTCGAGATGATGCGGGATAAGAACGACAACGTCGTGGTGGTCTGCTCCATCGAGAACTTCGACCCCGTAGGCGTCCACACCGGCGACTCCATCACGGTGGCGCCGGCCCTCACCCTCACCGACCGCGAATACCAGCGGCTGCGCGATATCTCCATCGCAGTGATCCGTGAAGTGGGCGTGGACACCGGCGGCTGCAACATCCAGTTCGCCATCGACCCCGCCACCGGGCGCGTGGTGGTCATCGAGATGAACCCGCGCGTGTCCCGCTCTTCAGCGCTGGCATCCAAGGCCACCGGCTTCGCCATCGCCAAGATCGCCACCAAGCTCTCCCTGGGCTACACGCTGGACGAAATCCCCAACGACATCACCCAGAAGACCCCCGCATCCTTCGAACCCACCCTGGACTACGTTGTGGTCAAGGTGCCGCGCTTTGCCTTCGAGAAGTTCCCGGCAGCGGACAACACCCTCACCACCACCATGAAGTCGGTGGGCGAGGCCATGGCCATGGGCCGCAACTTCACCGAGGCCCTGCAGAAGGCGCTGCGGTCGCTGGAGCAGAAGGGCTCGCAGCTGGACTTCAGCTCCGTCCCCGAATGGGAAGTTGCCGAGCTCATCGAAAAGGCAAAGCGCCCGACGACGGAGCGGCTGCACCAGGTCCAGCGCGCCCTCCTGGGCGGCGCCAGCGTGGAGGACCTCTTCGAGGCCACCAAGATCGACCCATGGTTCCTGGACCAGCTCCAGCTGCTCAACGAGATCTCCCGCGAGATCCGCCAGGCCGGGGCGCTCACGGCTGACATGCTCAAGCGCGCCAAGCGCCACGGCTTCTCGGACGAGCAGATCGGCACCCTCACCCACAACTCTGAGGCCGTGGTCCGCGGTGTCCGCCAGGCACTGGGCATCCGCCCCGTCTACAAGACCGTGGACACCTGCGCCGCCGAATTCGCCGCGTACACGCCGTACCATTACTCGGCCTATGACGAGGAGGACGAGGTTGCGCTGCACTCCAAGCCGTCCATCCTGATCCTCGGCTCCGGCCCCAACCGGATCGGCCAGGGCATCGAGTTCGACTACTCCTGCGTCCATGCCTCCATGGCACTGCGGAAGGCCGGCTACGAGACCGTGATGGTGAACTGCAACCCGGAGACCGTGTCCACGGACTACGACGTCTCCACCCGCCTGTACTTCGAGCCGCTGACGCTCGAGGACGTGCTGGAGGTCATCGCGGCCGAGGAACGCACCGGCGGTGTGATGGGCGTCTTCGTCCAGCTCGGCGGCCAGACCCCGCTCAAGCTCGCCCAGCAGCTCGCCGACGCCGGAGTGCCCATCCTGGGCACGTCCCCGGAAGCCATCGACCTGGCCGAGCACCGCGGATTGTTCTCCCGTGTGTTGGACAAGGCCGGCCTGGTTTCTCCGAAGAACGGCACGGCCGTCTCCTTCGAGGACGCCAAGAAGATCGCCGACGAGATCGGCTACCCGGTCCTGGTCCGCCCGTCCTACGTGCTGGGCGGCCGCGGCATGGAGATCGTCTACGACGAGCCCAACCTGTCCCGCTACATCGCCAACGCCACGGAAATCACCCCGGACCACCCGGTGCTGATCGACCGGTTCCTGGAGGACGCCGTCGAAATCGACGTCGACGCCCTCTTCGACGGTACGGACATGTACTTGGGTGGCATCATGGAGCACATCGAGGAAGCCGGCATCCACTCGGGCGACTCCGCCTGCGTCCTGCCGCCCATCACCCTGGGCACCAATGTCCTGGAGCGGGTGCGTACCGCAACCCGTGCCATCGCCGAAGGCGTAGGTGTCCGCGGCCTGATCAACATCCAGTTCGCCCTGGCCTCCGACGTCCTGTACGTGCTCGAAGCCAACCCCCGCGCGTCCCGGACGGTGCCGTTCGTGTCCAAGGCCACCGGCGTGCAGATGGCCAAGGCCGCCGCCCTGATCGGCACCGGCGTGACCATCGGACAACTCCGCAGCGCCTACAAGATGCTGCCCGAAACCGGCGACGGCTCCACCCTGCCCCTGGACGCCCCGGTGTCCGTCAAGGAAGCAGTCCTGCCGTTCAGCCGCTTCCGTACCCTTGAGGGCAAGGTGGTTGACTCCCTGCTCGGACCGGAAATGCGCTCCACCGGCGAGGTCATGGGCATCGACAAGCACTTCGATACCGCGTTCGCCAAGAGCCAGGCAGCAGCCAACAACGCGCTGCCCACCGAAGGGAAGATCTTTGTCTCCGTGGCCAACCGCGACAAGCGTTCTGTGATCATGGGCGTCAAGCGGCTTTCCGACCTCGGCTTCGAGATCGTCTCCACCGGCGGCACCGCGGACGTCCTGCGCCGCAACGGCATCCAGGCCACTCCGGTGCGCAAGGTGGCGGAAGGAAGCAGCGCGGAGGGCGAGGGCACCATCGCGGACCTCGTTATTGCCGGCGAGATCGACATGGTCTTCAACACGCCCTCCGGCGGCGAGGCCCGCAGCGACGGCTACGAGCTGCGCGCCGCCGCCACGTCCATCGGCATTCCCTGCATCACTACGGTGGCCGAATTCAACGCAGCGGTCCAGGCGATCGAGGCCATGCGGACGTACGAATGGTCGGTCACCAGCCTGCAGGAGCACGCCGCTGCCCTGGCCGAGTCACAGAAGGCGGCCCTGCAGCATGCCTGA
- the carA gene encoding glutamine-hydrolyzing carbamoyl-phosphate synthase small subunit, producing MPIVESKTVTTNTAVSAPVSAPVSAPAALVLEDGRIFRGSSYGATGTALGEAVFATGMTGYQETITDPSYARQLVVQTAPHIGNTGVNNEDAESRRIWVAGYIVRDAARRPSNWRSERSLDEELVAQGIVGIQGVDTRAITRHLREHKTMRAGIFSGEAARASDKELLDAVLASAPMEGARLAEEVSVDEAYVVEPKDHGWDGEPRFSIAAVDLGIKAMTPVRFAERGVRVHVLPATATLDDVKAVNPDGFFMSNGPGDPATADAQVKLLRSVLDEKLPYFGICFGNQILGRALGFGTYKLRYGHRGINQPVMDRRTGKVEITSQNHGFAVDAPLDGATQAPESRYGRVEVSHVSLNDDVVEGLACLDIPAFSVQYHPEAAAGPHDAAYLFDRFIDLMEGTRDGRTANLSKDPVDSAHPAQADHTGEHKNDNKTEDKK from the coding sequence ATGCCAATAGTGGAAAGTAAGACAGTGACTACAAACACCGCAGTATCCGCCCCAGTTTCCGCTCCTGTATCAGCTCCCGCTGCGCTGGTGCTCGAAGACGGCCGCATCTTCCGCGGAAGCAGCTACGGCGCCACCGGAACCGCCCTGGGCGAGGCCGTCTTCGCTACGGGCATGACCGGCTACCAGGAAACCATCACGGATCCTTCCTACGCCCGCCAGCTGGTGGTGCAGACCGCACCGCACATCGGCAACACCGGCGTGAACAATGAAGACGCCGAGTCCCGCCGGATCTGGGTGGCCGGCTACATCGTCCGTGACGCCGCCCGGCGTCCGTCCAACTGGCGCTCGGAGCGTTCCCTGGACGAGGAACTCGTGGCGCAGGGGATCGTGGGCATCCAGGGTGTGGACACCCGCGCCATCACCCGCCACCTGCGCGAGCACAAGACCATGCGTGCCGGCATCTTCTCCGGTGAAGCCGCCCGGGCCTCGGACAAGGAACTGCTCGACGCCGTACTGGCCAGCGCCCCGATGGAAGGCGCCAGGCTTGCCGAGGAAGTCAGCGTGGACGAGGCGTACGTGGTGGAACCGAAGGACCACGGCTGGGACGGGGAACCCCGGTTCAGCATCGCCGCCGTCGACCTCGGCATCAAGGCCATGACGCCCGTCCGGTTCGCCGAGCGCGGCGTCCGCGTCCACGTACTCCCCGCCACCGCCACCCTCGACGACGTCAAAGCCGTCAACCCGGATGGTTTCTTTATGTCCAACGGCCCCGGCGACCCCGCCACCGCCGACGCCCAGGTCAAGCTGCTCCGCTCCGTCCTGGACGAAAAACTGCCCTACTTCGGCATCTGCTTCGGGAACCAGATCCTGGGCCGCGCGCTGGGCTTCGGCACCTACAAGCTGCGCTACGGCCACCGCGGCATCAACCAGCCGGTGATGGACCGCCGCACGGGCAAGGTGGAGATCACCTCCCAGAACCATGGCTTCGCCGTGGACGCGCCGCTCGACGGCGCCACCCAGGCCCCGGAGTCGCGTTACGGGCGCGTCGAGGTCAGCCACGTCAGCCTGAACGACGACGTCGTGGAAGGCCTCGCCTGCCTGGACATCCCCGCCTTCTCCGTGCAGTACCACCCCGAGGCAGCGGCCGGCCCCCACGACGCCGCGTACCTGTTCGACCGCTTCATCGACCTGATGGAGGGCACCCGGGACGGCAGGACCGCCAACCTGTCCAAGGACCCCGTGGACTCTGCCCACCCTGCGCAAGCGGACCACACAGGCGAACACAAAAACGACAACAAGACTGAGGACAAGAAGTAA
- a CDS encoding PH-like domain-containing protein, translating to MDSQLLSLIITLALIAIAFALIGLGWRNRLRRQADVEQLPRVPEAPGEPVSSAEGQYVASTTGGDWLDRIAVHGLGIRTNATLEVYPHGVLYDRAGAQTLYIPAASLTGVRLDNGMAGKFVEKDGLLVLAWVHGSHELDTGFRTRRAEDRNVLFAALQELISSAPAADANSGK from the coding sequence ATGGACAGCCAGCTGCTCTCGCTGATCATCACGCTGGCCCTCATCGCCATAGCCTTTGCCCTCATCGGCCTGGGCTGGCGGAACCGCCTTCGACGCCAGGCCGACGTCGAACAGCTGCCGCGGGTGCCGGAGGCGCCGGGGGAGCCGGTCAGCAGCGCCGAGGGGCAGTACGTCGCGTCCACCACCGGCGGCGACTGGCTGGACCGGATCGCCGTGCACGGGCTGGGGATCCGGACCAACGCCACGCTGGAGGTCTACCCGCACGGTGTCCTCTATGACCGGGCCGGAGCGCAGACGCTGTACATTCCTGCGGCATCCCTCACCGGGGTGCGGCTGGACAATGGCATGGCGGGCAAGTTCGTGGAGAAGGACGGCCTTCTTGTGCTGGCATGGGTGCACGGCAGCCACGAGCTCGACACCGGCTTCCGGACCCGCCGCGCAGAGGACAGAAACGTGCTTTTCGCAGCACTTCAGGAATTGATTTCTTCGGCCCCCGCGGCTGATGCCAATAGTGGAAAGTAA
- a CDS encoding dihydroorotase: protein MAVNTGTYLIRGASLLGGEPADLLIRDGVIAETGTGLTAEGRATGATVIEAAGLVALPGMVDVHTHLREPGREDAETVETGTRAAALGGYTAVHAMANSTPVADTAGVVEQVYSLGQAAGWVDVRPVGAVTVGLAGEQLAELGAMADSRARVRMFSDDGICVHDPVLMRRALEYVKAFDGVVAQHAQEPRLTAGAQMNEGEVSAVLGLTGWPAVAEESIIARDVLLAQHVGSRLHVCHVSTAGSVEIIRWAKQRGINVTAEVTPHHLLLTDDLVRSYDPVYKVNPPLRTDADVQALRAGLADGTIDVVGTDHAPHPSEHKECEWAQAAMGMTGLETALSVVQHTMIETGLMTWADFARVTSTAAAKIGRLEDQGRPLEAGEPANIILVDPAARWTVEPAKMATMGRNSPFKGMELPGKVVATFFKGHPTVLNGVLNTPYPHAASVGAA, encoded by the coding sequence ATGGCAGTCAACACCGGAACCTATCTGATCCGCGGCGCCTCACTCCTGGGCGGCGAGCCGGCGGACCTGCTGATCCGCGACGGCGTCATCGCCGAAACCGGAACAGGGCTTACCGCTGAAGGTAGGGCCACAGGGGCCACCGTTATCGAAGCCGCCGGCCTGGTGGCGCTGCCCGGCATGGTGGATGTCCACACACACCTCCGCGAGCCCGGCCGCGAGGACGCCGAAACCGTTGAGACCGGTACCCGGGCCGCCGCCCTCGGCGGGTACACCGCCGTCCACGCCATGGCCAACAGCACTCCCGTGGCGGACACCGCCGGCGTGGTGGAGCAGGTGTACAGCCTGGGCCAGGCGGCCGGCTGGGTGGACGTGCGGCCCGTAGGCGCCGTCACCGTGGGCCTGGCCGGCGAACAGCTCGCCGAACTCGGCGCCATGGCTGATTCCCGCGCCAGAGTCCGGATGTTCTCCGACGACGGCATCTGCGTGCACGATCCCGTCCTCATGCGCCGTGCACTGGAGTACGTCAAGGCCTTCGACGGCGTGGTGGCCCAGCACGCGCAGGAACCGCGCCTCACCGCCGGAGCCCAAATGAACGAGGGCGAAGTGTCGGCCGTGCTGGGGCTCACCGGCTGGCCTGCCGTCGCTGAGGAAAGCATCATCGCGCGCGACGTGCTGCTCGCCCAGCACGTTGGTTCCCGGCTCCACGTCTGCCACGTTTCGACGGCAGGGTCGGTGGAGATCATCCGCTGGGCCAAGCAGCGCGGCATCAACGTCACGGCCGAGGTCACCCCGCACCACCTGCTGCTGACCGATGACCTGGTCCGCAGCTACGACCCCGTGTACAAGGTGAACCCGCCGCTGCGCACCGACGCCGATGTCCAGGCCCTGCGCGCCGGCCTCGCTGACGGAACCATCGACGTGGTCGGCACGGACCATGCACCGCACCCCAGCGAGCACAAGGAATGCGAGTGGGCCCAGGCCGCCATGGGCATGACCGGCCTGGAAACAGCACTGTCCGTAGTGCAGCACACCATGATCGAGACCGGCCTGATGACCTGGGCTGACTTTGCCCGGGTGACCTCCACAGCTGCCGCGAAGATCGGCCGCCTCGAGGACCAAGGCCGGCCGCTGGAAGCAGGGGAGCCCGCCAACATCATCCTGGTGGACCCCGCCGCGCGCTGGACGGTGGAGCCCGCCAAGATGGCCACCATGGGACGGAACTCCCCGTTCAAGGGCATGGAGTTGCCCGGCAAGGTGGTTGCCACGTTCTTCAAGGGCCACCCCACCGTGCTGAACGGCGTCCTCAACACCCCTTACCCGCACGCGGCGTCCGTGGGCGCTGCCTGA
- a CDS encoding aspartate carbamoyltransferase catalytic subunit has product MKHLLSTEDLSLANAIRILDTAEEMAAVGDREVKKLPALRGRTVVNLFFEDSTRTRISFEAAAKRLSADVINFAAKGSSVSKGESLKDTAQTLSAMGADAVVIRHWASGAPHRLAATDWIDAAVINAGDGTHEHPTQALLDAFTMRRHWTRLAGTGSEGADLKGMRVAIAGDVLHSRVARSNVWLLRTLGAEVTLVAPPTLLPIGVEKWPCTVSYDMDETLQQGVDAVMMLRVQGERMNASFFPSTREYSRRWGFDDNRLRALDTLGMKDTIIMHPGPMNRGLEISAAAADSPRSTVLAQVRNGVSVRMAALYLLLSGDTREPAAPALAYAGTHSTKESN; this is encoded by the coding sequence GTGAAGCATCTCCTTTCCACCGAAGACCTCAGCCTGGCCAACGCCATCCGCATCCTCGACACCGCCGAGGAAATGGCTGCCGTGGGCGACCGTGAGGTCAAGAAACTGCCCGCCCTGCGCGGCCGCACTGTGGTGAACCTCTTCTTCGAGGACTCCACCCGCACCCGCATCTCCTTCGAAGCCGCCGCCAAGCGGTTGTCCGCGGATGTCATCAACTTCGCCGCGAAGGGCTCTTCGGTCTCCAAGGGGGAGTCCCTCAAGGACACTGCCCAGACGCTGTCCGCGATGGGCGCGGACGCTGTTGTCATCCGCCACTGGGCCTCCGGGGCACCGCACCGGCTGGCCGCGACGGATTGGATCGATGCCGCGGTCATCAACGCCGGTGACGGCACCCATGAACACCCCACCCAGGCGCTGCTTGATGCGTTCACCATGCGCCGCCACTGGACCCGCCTGGCCGGCACCGGATCCGAAGGCGCAGACCTTAAGGGAATGCGGGTGGCCATCGCCGGGGACGTCCTGCACTCCCGGGTGGCACGCTCCAACGTCTGGCTCCTGCGCACCCTCGGTGCCGAGGTCACCCTGGTGGCGCCGCCCACCCTGCTGCCCATCGGCGTCGAAAAGTGGCCCTGCACGGTGAGCTACGACATGGACGAAACCCTCCAGCAGGGCGTTGACGCCGTAATGATGCTCCGCGTGCAGGGCGAACGCATGAACGCCTCCTTCTTTCCCAGCACCCGGGAATACTCGCGGCGCTGGGGCTTCGATGACAACAGGCTGCGCGCGCTGGACACCCTGGGCATGAAGGACACCATCATCATGCACCCCGGGCCCATGAACCGGGGCCTGGAAATTTCCGCTGCCGCCGCCGATTCCCCCCGCTCCACCGTCCTGGCCCAGGTCCGCAACGGCGTGTCCGTGCGGATGGCCGCCCTTTACCTGCTGCTCTCCGGGGACACCCGCGAACCAGCCGCCCCCGCCCTGGCCTATGCCGGCACCCATTCCACCAAGGAGAGCAACTGA
- the pyrR gene encoding bifunctional pyr operon transcriptional regulator/uracil phosphoribosyltransferase PyrR produces MTSVTSAPVPARVVLSQADIDRALTRIAHEILEANKGSQDLVLLGIPRRGYPLAARLAGKIAAADPTVDAGAIVGQLDVTMFRDDLSHQGTRPPYPTKLPRTGIDNKVVVLIDDVLYSGRTIRAALDALVDLGRPRIVRLAVLIDRGHRELPIRADHVGKNLPTSSTEKVRVRLEETDTAPGGTPVNEVVIEGRS; encoded by the coding sequence TTGACTTCTGTCACCAGCGCACCGGTTCCAGCCAGGGTGGTCCTCAGCCAGGCGGACATTGACCGGGCCCTCACTCGTATCGCCCATGAGATCCTCGAGGCCAACAAAGGTTCCCAGGACCTCGTCCTGCTCGGCATTCCACGCCGCGGTTATCCGCTGGCCGCCCGGCTCGCCGGGAAGATCGCCGCAGCCGATCCCACCGTGGACGCCGGGGCCATCGTCGGCCAGCTCGACGTCACCATGTTCCGTGACGACCTGTCCCACCAGGGCACGCGCCCGCCGTACCCCACCAAGCTGCCCCGTACGGGCATCGACAACAAAGTGGTGGTCCTCATCGACGACGTCCTGTACTCGGGCCGCACCATCCGCGCCGCCTTGGACGCCCTCGTTGACCTGGGCCGGCCCCGCATCGTACGCCTCGCCGTGCTCATTGACCGGGGCCACCGCGAGCTCCCCATCCGGGCAGACCATGTGGGCAAAAACCTGCCGACCTCCTCAACCGAGAAAGTCCGTGTCCGGCTCGAGGAAACGGACACCGCCCCCGGCGGCACCCCCGTCAACGAAGTAGTCATCGAGGGCCGCTCGTGA